From the genome of Cytobacillus firmus, one region includes:
- a CDS encoding precorrin-2 dehydrogenase/sirohydrochlorin ferrochelatase family protein, with product MNYFPLLMNLDYKKVVIVGGGHVARQKAEALLPTKAQVTVISPTVTEKLQQYINKGLLTWKEKSFEPADLDDAALIFAVTNEEEVNNAVEEAAQHWQLLSRADAKGRVDFINPAVVRRGEFVLTVSTSGGSPGLTRKVKGELAEQYGEHYAQYVSFLKEARQRILEKFTGNEKKQLLAELLDPQVLEWMEQGDKQKCEDWLLKRLGEKQ from the coding sequence ATGAATTATTTCCCGTTATTAATGAATCTTGATTATAAAAAGGTGGTTATTGTCGGTGGCGGCCATGTGGCACGCCAGAAGGCTGAGGCGCTGCTGCCGACAAAAGCCCAAGTAACTGTGATCAGCCCAACGGTAACTGAAAAATTGCAGCAATATATCAATAAAGGACTTCTGACATGGAAAGAAAAATCTTTCGAACCGGCTGATTTAGATGACGCGGCCCTGATATTCGCTGTCACAAACGAGGAAGAAGTAAACAATGCAGTGGAAGAAGCCGCACAGCATTGGCAGCTGCTCAGCAGGGCAGATGCAAAGGGCAGGGTGGATTTCATTAATCCCGCAGTTGTCCGCCGCGGTGAATTCGTTTTGACCGTATCTACATCTGGCGGGAGCCCGGGTCTGACCCGCAAAGTGAAGGGAGAATTAGCAGAGCAATATGGAGAGCATTACGCCCAGTATGTATCTTTTTTGAAGGAAGCCCGTCAGCGAATCTTAGAGAAGTTTACCGGGAATGAGAAAAAGCAGCTGTTGGCAGAGCTTTTGGATCCTCAAGTTTTGGAGTGGATGGAGCAAGGGGATAAGCAAAAATGTGAAGACTGGCTGCTTAAGCGTTTAGGAGAAAAGCAATGA
- the cobI gene encoding precorrin-2 C(20)-methyltransferase yields MRIGTLYGLGVGPGDPELITVKAFRKLQESPVIAYPKKLRGSKSYAHQIVDMYINPEEKEMLGLVFPMTKDEETLRAEWTKSAKAIYGFLSQGKDVAFVTEGDPMLFSTFIHLMKLMQKMHPDVPIETVAGISSFNGSVNRLGIALADGDDHVAMIPATENMEEMRRVIETHDAIVFIKVAKVLDDMLNLLDEMSLLDKTHVVTKVTSDEEVIWNVQELRGAELNYLSCMVVRK; encoded by the coding sequence ATGAGAATCGGAACTTTATATGGATTAGGAGTCGGGCCGGGAGATCCGGAATTAATCACGGTAAAAGCATTCCGCAAATTACAGGAAAGCCCGGTCATTGCTTATCCAAAAAAATTAAGAGGCAGTAAATCCTACGCCCATCAAATTGTAGACATGTATATAAATCCCGAAGAAAAAGAAATGCTCGGTTTGGTTTTTCCAATGACAAAAGACGAAGAGACATTAAGGGCTGAATGGACAAAATCCGCAAAAGCTATTTATGGCTTTCTGTCTCAGGGAAAAGATGTAGCATTCGTTACGGAAGGGGATCCGATGCTATTCAGCACATTTATCCATTTAATGAAGCTGATGCAGAAGATGCATCCCGATGTTCCAATTGAAACGGTAGCTGGCATCTCGTCTTTTAATGGTTCTGTTAATCGCTTGGGAATTGCCCTGGCTGATGGCGATGACCATGTCGCGATGATTCCGGCAACCGAGAATATGGAGGAAATGCGGCGGGTGATTGAAACTCATGATGCAATTGTCTTCATTAAAGTAGCGAAAGTATTGGACGATATGCTGAATCTATTGGATGAAATGAGTTTATTGGACAAAACACATGTTGTGACAAAGGTTACATCTGACGAAGAGGTCATATGGAATGTGCAGGAGCTACGTGGTGCTGAATTAAATTACTTGTCATGTATGGTGGTGCGCAAATGA
- the cbiE gene encoding precorrin-6y C5,15-methyltransferase (decarboxylating) subunit CbiE yields MKMIGIGDNGAAGLLPSYIDWIHECDVLVGGERHLQFFREFTGEKKVIKGGLSALTADLQQETRNTVILVSGDPLFYGLGSVLAKKLPLEIYPYTSSVQLAFSKMQESWQDAYIVSLHGRSIKGFAQRIDGRKKIAILTDEKNSPQAIAAYLKKFGMTEYDAFVAENLQGEDERCRFFTLDEMEQSSFYPLNVVILKQRVSVERASLGIPDDKFVQRKPDKGLITKKEIRTLCLQELELKENSIVWDIGTCTGSVAIEAAKIAREGAVYAIEKNEGDLENCLENQLKHRTDFTAVLGKAPERLDEFPDPHAIFIGGNGGNMELLLKSCLSRLQPNGRLVMNIATIENLAEAMQHLKNLGCEVSVMQAQISKSKPILHLTRFEPLNPIFIVTAKKGKN; encoded by the coding sequence ATGAAGATGATTGGTATCGGGGATAATGGCGCAGCAGGCTTGCTCCCCTCATACATAGACTGGATTCATGAATGTGATGTCCTGGTCGGCGGGGAACGCCATTTGCAATTTTTCCGGGAATTTACTGGAGAGAAAAAAGTAATTAAAGGCGGCTTGTCGGCCTTAACGGCTGACCTGCAGCAGGAAACACGCAATACGGTTATTTTGGTGTCGGGTGATCCGCTGTTTTACGGGCTTGGCAGTGTATTAGCAAAAAAGCTTCCATTGGAGATTTATCCTTATACAAGCTCTGTTCAGCTCGCTTTTTCAAAAATGCAGGAGAGCTGGCAGGATGCGTATATTGTCAGCCTGCACGGACGTTCTATTAAAGGCTTTGCCCAAAGAATTGACGGGCGGAAAAAGATTGCTATTTTAACAGATGAGAAGAATTCACCTCAGGCCATTGCAGCGTATTTAAAGAAGTTCGGCATGACGGAGTATGATGCTTTTGTTGCTGAAAATCTGCAGGGGGAAGATGAACGCTGCCGCTTTTTCACTTTGGATGAAATGGAGCAATCGTCTTTTTATCCCTTGAATGTGGTGATTTTAAAGCAGCGTGTGTCAGTGGAGCGTGCCTCACTGGGAATTCCGGATGATAAGTTCGTACAGAGAAAGCCGGATAAAGGCCTGATTACGAAAAAGGAGATCAGGACTCTTTGTCTGCAGGAATTAGAGCTGAAGGAAAACAGCATCGTCTGGGATATCGGTACCTGCACCGGCTCGGTTGCAATTGAAGCAGCGAAAATAGCCCGGGAAGGTGCCGTGTATGCGATTGAAAAGAATGAGGGCGATCTGGAAAACTGCCTGGAGAATCAATTAAAGCATCGGACAGATTTCACGGCCGTCCTTGGAAAGGCGCCTGAGAGGCTGGATGAATTTCCAGATCCGCATGCGATTTTTATTGGAGGCAACGGCGGGAATATGGAGCTTTTATTGAAATCATGCCTTTCACGGCTGCAGCCAAATGGACGGCTCGTTATGAATATTGCCACAATCGAAAATCTCGCAGAAGCGATGCAGCATTTGAAAAATCTGGGCTGCGAAGTATCCGTAATGCAGGCACAGATTTCTAAAAGCAAGCCAATCCTGCATTTAACGCGCTTCGAACCGTTAAATCCCATTTTTATTGTGACTGCAAAGAAAGGAAAGAACTAA
- the cobM gene encoding precorrin-4 C(11)-methyltransferase: protein MKKIWIIGAGPGDPDLITVKGLKLLNNADVVMYTDSLVSETLVAEAKESAEIIRTAGMHLEEMVECIVERVQEGKTVVRLHTGDPAMYGATMEQVALLKQHDIDCEVVPGVSSVFASAAAVGAELTIPDLTQTLILTRAEGRTPVPEREKLQALASHHCTIAMFLSATLTKKITKELQAAGWEDNTPVAVVQRASWPDQKIVRTTLSELDEAMRVNGIRKHAMILAGWALDPHIHEKEYRSKLYDKTFTHGFRKGVTAND, encoded by the coding sequence ATGAAAAAAATATGGATTATCGGAGCAGGACCTGGAGATCCAGATTTAATTACGGTAAAAGGCTTAAAGCTATTAAATAACGCTGATGTTGTCATGTACACTGACTCCCTTGTCAGCGAGACTTTAGTGGCGGAAGCCAAGGAGTCGGCGGAGATTATCCGTACAGCCGGAATGCATCTTGAAGAAATGGTGGAATGCATTGTCGAGCGTGTTCAAGAAGGCAAAACAGTAGTGCGTTTACATACAGGCGACCCTGCGATGTACGGGGCAACGATGGAGCAAGTGGCACTATTGAAACAGCACGATATAGACTGTGAAGTTGTGCCGGGGGTGAGTTCTGTTTTTGCCTCTGCAGCAGCAGTCGGGGCAGAGCTGACGATTCCGGATTTAACACAAACGCTTATTTTAACAAGGGCTGAGGGGCGGACACCAGTGCCGGAGCGTGAAAAATTACAGGCTTTGGCCAGCCATCATTGTACAATCGCGATGTTTCTGAGTGCGACCTTAACAAAGAAAATCACAAAAGAACTGCAGGCAGCCGGATGGGAAGACAATACACCAGTTGCGGTTGTGCAGCGTGCTTCTTGGCCGGATCAGAAAATTGTCCGCACCACTCTGTCTGAGCTGGACGAAGCGATGCGTGTCAACGGAATCCGCAAGCATGCGATGATTCTGGCAGGCTGGGCATTGGACCCGCATATCCATGAAAAAGAATACCGCTCGAAGCTATATGACAAAACGTTCACACATGGCTTCCGTAAAGGTGTGACGGCGAATGATTAG
- a CDS encoding cobalt-precorrin 5A hydrolase: MISLREGEMPVIDKRKPYALVAITKHGVAHARSYAEIFPYADLYYMKKFEQGDEEARQIQLFDGTVRLLLPALFQQYKGIICIISLGAVVRMIAPLLIDKKTDPGVLVVDDKGQYVISVLSGHIGGANALTHEFAHAIGASPVVTTASDVQKTIPVDLFGAQFGWMWDSEEKLTPVSASVVNEDHVAIVQETGEKNWWMYDREMPDNLKIYQSIEEAIKAKPQAALLITDRILVPHEEALLENGVLYRPKSIVLGIGCNRGTSMAEIERVIDETLAEQGLSKKSVKAIASINLKKDEAALLELTAKYNWPFVTYTPEELNEIPMQNPSDTVFKYTGAYGVSEPAAMRYANAKELLLAKKKSGNVTISIARINFEEGRG, encoded by the coding sequence ATGATTAGTTTGCGCGAAGGTGAAATGCCGGTAATTGATAAGCGCAAACCCTATGCTCTTGTTGCCATTACAAAGCATGGGGTGGCGCATGCAAGAAGCTATGCGGAAATATTCCCGTATGCAGACCTGTATTATATGAAAAAATTCGAACAGGGCGATGAAGAAGCACGGCAAATTCAGTTATTTGATGGCACGGTCCGCCTATTATTGCCCGCATTATTCCAGCAGTATAAAGGGATAATCTGCATCATTTCCCTCGGTGCTGTCGTCCGCATGATTGCCCCGCTTTTGATCGATAAAAAGACGGACCCTGGTGTGCTGGTGGTTGATGATAAAGGCCAGTATGTCATCAGCGTGTTATCCGGCCATATTGGCGGTGCCAATGCCTTAACCCATGAATTTGCCCATGCCATTGGGGCGTCGCCCGTTGTGACCACCGCATCAGATGTTCAAAAAACGATTCCTGTCGATTTATTTGGCGCCCAATTCGGGTGGATGTGGGATAGTGAAGAAAAATTAACACCTGTCAGTGCATCGGTTGTCAATGAAGATCATGTGGCAATCGTGCAGGAAACAGGGGAAAAGAATTGGTGGATGTACGACCGGGAAATGCCGGACAATCTAAAAATCTATCAATCTATAGAGGAAGCCATCAAGGCGAAGCCTCAAGCCGCATTACTTATTACAGATCGCATTCTAGTGCCGCATGAAGAGGCGCTGCTTGAGAATGGCGTCCTGTACCGTCCAAAATCAATTGTTCTTGGGATTGGCTGCAATCGAGGAACGTCAATGGCAGAGATTGAAAGAGTAATCGATGAAACATTGGCGGAGCAAGGTTTGAGCAAAAAAAGTGTCAAAGCGATTGCATCTATTAATCTGAAAAAAGACGAGGCAGCCCTGCTGGAATTAACAGCTAAATATAACTGGCCGTTTGTTACATACACACCTGAAGAGCTGAATGAGATTCCTATGCAGAATCCGTCGGACACCGTCTTTAAATATACCGGCGCTTATGGGGTCAGCGAGCCGGCGGCCATGAGGTATGCAAATGCGAAGGAATTGCTGCTGGCGAAAAAGAAGAGCGGCAATGTGACCATCAGCATTGCACGTATCAATTTTGAGGAGGGAAGAGGATGA
- a CDS encoding precorrin-8X methylmutase, whose protein sequence is MANMNFNTTFVPVTVDPDKIYDHSFAIIKEEMGEHPFTDEQWLVVRRVIHASADFELGRSMIFTPDAIEAGVQSILAGRHVVADVQMIESGSGRKRFQKHGGDLHCYIADEDVSKEAKAQGTTRAIISMQKATSLHQGGIYAIGNAPTALLELIRLIKEGLAKPDLIIGMPVGFVSAAESKAELAVLEGIPFITNAGRKGGSTVTVAALNAISIMADERAKAAK, encoded by the coding sequence ATGGCAAACATGAACTTTAATACCACATTTGTACCGGTAACGGTAGATCCGGATAAAATTTATGACCACAGCTTCGCAATTATAAAAGAGGAGATGGGCGAACATCCATTTACTGACGAGCAATGGCTGGTGGTTCGGCGCGTCATCCATGCCTCGGCAGATTTTGAGCTGGGACGCAGCATGATTTTCACACCTGATGCCATTGAAGCAGGGGTTCAATCGATTTTGGCGGGCCGTCATGTCGTGGCAGATGTTCAGATGATTGAAAGCGGGTCAGGACGCAAGCGATTCCAAAAGCATGGCGGGGACCTGCATTGTTATATTGCGGATGAAGATGTTTCTAAAGAAGCAAAGGCCCAGGGAACAACACGTGCGATCATTTCCATGCAAAAAGCAACGAGTCTGCATCAAGGAGGAATCTATGCTATCGGCAATGCGCCAACAGCACTGCTGGAATTGATTCGTTTAATTAAAGAAGGCCTCGCAAAACCTGACTTGATTATTGGCATGCCAGTCGGCTTTGTATCAGCGGCAGAGTCCAAAGCCGAGCTGGCCGTGCTTGAAGGGATCCCATTTATTACGAATGCAGGGAGAAAGGGTGGCAGTACAGTGACGGTCGCTGCGCTGAATGCCATTTCGATTATGGCGGATGAACGGGCAAAAGCAGCGAAATAA
- the cobA gene encoding uroporphyrinogen-III C-methyltransferase, which produces MRGFVYIVGAGPGDPKLLTIRGLECIQQADVILYDRLVNSELLTNAKADAELIYCGKEPGRHGLIQDEIHRVLVEQANLGRQVLRLKGGDPFVFGRGAEEAAILREAGIPFEIVPGITAGIAAPAYAGIPVTHRDHAASFAIVTGHGRAEKEQDFLKWSALAQIDTVAFYMSIGNIAHITKSLIANGKSGTTPAAVIEWGTTANQRTITGTLENIAEDIQVHGISNPSMILVGDVVGIRDQIAWFIEKEHELC; this is translated from the coding sequence ATGAGAGGATTTGTCTATATTGTTGGAGCTGGACCTGGTGACCCCAAACTGCTGACAATTCGCGGATTGGAGTGCATTCAGCAGGCTGATGTGATTTTATATGACCGTCTGGTGAATAGTGAGTTATTAACAAATGCAAAAGCGGATGCAGAGCTGATTTATTGCGGGAAAGAGCCGGGCAGGCATGGATTGATTCAGGATGAAATCCACCGGGTGCTGGTGGAACAGGCAAACCTGGGCAGGCAGGTGCTGCGCTTAAAGGGCGGTGACCCTTTTGTATTTGGACGAGGTGCAGAAGAAGCGGCCATTTTGCGGGAAGCGGGTATTCCCTTTGAAATTGTTCCTGGGATAACAGCCGGGATTGCTGCGCCTGCTTACGCAGGGATTCCTGTAACACACCGTGATCACGCGGCAAGCTTTGCCATTGTGACAGGCCATGGCCGCGCCGAAAAGGAGCAGGACTTTTTAAAGTGGTCTGCTCTTGCTCAAATTGACACTGTCGCTTTTTATATGAGCATTGGCAACATTGCTCACATTACGAAAAGTTTAATAGCCAATGGCAAAAGCGGAACAACCCCAGCCGCTGTTATTGAATGGGGCACAACTGCCAATCAGCGGACGATTACGGGAACGCTCGAAAATATTGCAGAGGATATCCAGGTTCATGGCATCTCGAATCCATCGATGATTTTGGTTGGAGATGTGGTTGGAATACGGGATCAAATTGCCTGGTTTATAGAAAAGGAGCATGAATTATGTTAG
- a CDS encoding cobyrinate a,c-diamide synthase, whose protein sequence is MNRFVLAGTGSGVGKTTFTIGIMRALLKRGLTVQGFKCGPDYIDPAYHTAVTKRPSRNIDSFMMSHDTVRAIVARASCDTDVSIIEGVMGFYDGKSPLSNEGSAAHISGITKSPVILIVNAASMARSAAAIVKGFQMLDESSHIVGVLANQLGSKSHFDIVKSAIEQECGIPVIGYLPKGAVAEMPSRHLGLVPAIERGDLDSYFESLAEAIEETVDIDQLLELTKAHVLEVSSSIFDAQPERQEVHIAVARDAAFNFYYEENLELLRAHGATLHFFSPLDNEEVPERAQGLYIGGGFPEEFAEALAKNEASKLSIKAALEKGLPTLAECGGFMYLTEEIVDQKGQAFPMIGVIPGRVRMQDKLAALGYREITGVPGNFLMYEGEQAKGHEFHYSAYEGEHSSPAYFCKGRFRSQKEGYLTDNLAAGYTHFHFASNPQLVKNWLAACLEAEYELFPVINES, encoded by the coding sequence ATGAATCGATTTGTTCTGGCCGGAACCGGAAGCGGTGTCGGAAAAACAACCTTCACGATCGGCATTATGCGTGCGCTGTTGAAGCGCGGGTTAACCGTGCAGGGCTTTAAGTGCGGCCCGGATTACATTGACCCGGCGTATCATACTGCTGTCACCAAACGCCCTTCCCGAAATATTGATAGTTTCATGATGTCCCATGATACCGTGCGTGCTATTGTCGCAAGAGCAAGCTGCGATACAGACGTATCAATTATTGAGGGAGTAATGGGATTCTATGATGGCAAATCACCATTATCCAATGAAGGATCTGCTGCCCATATTAGCGGGATTACAAAAAGTCCTGTCATATTAATTGTCAATGCGGCAAGTATGGCAAGAAGTGCGGCTGCGATTGTCAAAGGTTTTCAAATGCTTGATGAAAGCTCCCATATCGTTGGTGTCCTTGCCAATCAATTAGGAAGCAAAAGCCATTTTGACATTGTCAAATCAGCAATTGAACAAGAATGCGGAATTCCTGTCATTGGCTATCTCCCAAAAGGAGCTGTAGCCGAGATGCCAAGCCGTCATTTGGGGCTGGTGCCGGCCATTGAACGCGGTGATTTAGATTCCTATTTTGAAAGTTTGGCAGAAGCGATTGAAGAAACAGTCGATATTGATCAGCTTCTGGAACTAACGAAAGCCCATGTCCTGGAGGTTTCCTCTTCGATTTTTGATGCTCAGCCGGAAAGACAGGAAGTACATATTGCGGTTGCCAGAGATGCGGCCTTTAATTTTTACTATGAAGAAAACTTAGAATTGCTGCGAGCCCATGGTGCCACATTGCATTTCTTCTCACCGCTCGATAACGAGGAAGTCCCTGAAAGAGCACAGGGGCTTTATATTGGCGGCGGCTTCCCGGAAGAGTTTGCTGAAGCTCTGGCAAAAAATGAAGCATCAAAACTTTCCATCAAGGCGGCGCTGGAGAAGGGTCTGCCGACATTGGCAGAATGCGGCGGATTTATGTATTTAACAGAAGAAATTGTGGATCAAAAAGGCCAGGCATTCCCGATGATCGGTGTTATTCCAGGCCGGGTCAGGATGCAGGATAAATTGGCTGCACTCGGGTATCGGGAAATCACAGGTGTTCCTGGCAACTTCTTAATGTATGAAGGAGAGCAGGCAAAAGGGCATGAATTCCATTACTCGGCATATGAAGGAGAGCACTCATCACCGGCTTACTTTTGCAAGGGCCGCTTCCGGTCTCAGAAGGAAGGCTATTTAACTGATAATCTTGCAGCCGGCTATACACACTTTCATTTTGCATCGAATCCTCAGCTTGTGAAAAATTGGCTGGCAGCTTGTTTGGAGGCAGAATATGAATTATTTCCCGTTATTAATGAATCTTGA
- a CDS encoding cobalt-precorrin-5B (C(1))-methyltransferase, with amino-acid sequence MNGQKQRNKKDPSQMRHGYTTGACAAAMTKAALQALVTGEVPNEVTIYLPVGQYATFKVTAFDRSDGRVMCETIKDAGDDPDATHQARIQSTVTYAITEGIHLDGGIGVGRVTKAGLPVAVGQAAINPVPRKMIHGVVQEAMDKYKVNRGIEVVISVPDGAEIAEKTLNGRLGIIGGISILGTRGTVVPFSSSAYMASIAQAINVAKEAGCEHLVITTGGRSEKFAMKQYPNLPEEAFIEMGDFVGFTLKNIARKKIPKVSLVGMMGKFSKVAQGVMMVHSKSAPVSFEFLAGMANKVGVSEEIQQDILQANTASQVGEILQGNEEFFEALCRNCCYYALNHMNASVKVSTTLYAMNGSCLGKAENIDKLDEDDWYRG; translated from the coding sequence ATGAACGGGCAAAAGCAGCGAAATAAAAAAGATCCATCCCAAATGCGGCACGGCTATACGACAGGTGCCTGTGCCGCAGCCATGACAAAGGCAGCGCTGCAGGCGCTTGTGACCGGAGAGGTGCCAAATGAAGTTACGATTTATCTGCCGGTTGGCCAGTATGCCACTTTTAAAGTGACGGCTTTTGATCGGTCAGATGGCCGGGTCATGTGCGAAACGATCAAAGATGCCGGGGACGACCCGGACGCCACACATCAGGCACGAATTCAAAGTACGGTCACTTATGCCATAACAGAAGGCATCCATTTAGATGGCGGGATCGGTGTAGGCCGGGTCACGAAAGCCGGGCTGCCAGTAGCGGTAGGGCAGGCAGCGATCAACCCGGTGCCGCGTAAAATGATCCATGGTGTCGTCCAGGAAGCAATGGACAAATATAAAGTAAATCGGGGCATTGAAGTAGTCATTTCGGTTCCGGACGGTGCAGAAATAGCTGAAAAAACATTGAATGGCCGATTAGGAATTATCGGAGGAATCTCGATATTAGGAACAAGGGGAACGGTGGTTCCATTTTCCAGTTCCGCCTATATGGCAAGTATCGCTCAGGCGATCAATGTGGCAAAAGAAGCAGGATGTGAGCATTTAGTCATTACAACAGGCGGACGCAGTGAGAAATTTGCCATGAAGCAGTATCCGAATTTGCCGGAAGAAGCCTTTATCGAAATGGGCGACTTTGTCGGTTTTACTTTGAAGAATATAGCAAGGAAGAAGATTCCCAAAGTCTCTCTTGTAGGGATGATGGGGAAATTCTCAAAGGTTGCACAGGGAGTCATGATGGTGCACTCGAAAAGTGCACCAGTCAGTTTCGAGTTTTTAGCAGGTATGGCCAATAAAGTGGGAGTCAGTGAGGAAATTCAGCAGGACATTTTACAGGCAAATACGGCTTCACAGGTGGGTGAAATCCTTCAGGGAAACGAAGAATTCTTTGAAGCCCTTTGCCGAAACTGCTGCTATTATGCACTGAATCATATGAACGCAAGCGTCAAAGTTTCGACAACTCTGTATGCCATGAACGGAAGCTGTCTAGGAAAGGCTGAGAATATTGACAAATTGGATGAAGATGATTGGTATCGGGGATAA
- a CDS encoding cob(I)yrinic acid a,c-diamide adenosyltransferase, with product MPQKGMLLVYTGDGKGKTTASLGVTLRAIGRGMKVKYFQFIKSPERTYGEQLALRKLGVETVQLGIGFTWTKTPEEHREALATAWQTVKEELKNETTDVLVLDELNNALAITRFPIDDVLPISEVLEAIQNRPGSMHLVITGRSAHPAILELADLVSTIDATKHYYAKQEVKAMKGLEF from the coding sequence ATGCCACAAAAAGGAATGCTGCTGGTTTATACAGGAGATGGCAAAGGAAAAACAACCGCCTCGCTTGGTGTAACATTAAGGGCAATTGGCCGGGGCATGAAGGTGAAATACTTTCAATTTATTAAATCACCGGAGCGTACATATGGTGAACAGCTGGCCCTCAGGAAACTTGGTGTTGAAACTGTGCAGCTGGGAATCGGGTTTACATGGACGAAAACACCGGAGGAGCACCGTGAAGCACTTGCGACCGCCTGGCAGACAGTAAAAGAAGAATTAAAAAATGAAACAACAGATGTGTTAGTGCTGGACGAACTGAATAATGCTCTGGCCATTACACGTTTTCCCATTGACGATGTGCTGCCAATATCTGAGGTGCTGGAGGCCATTCAAAACCGTCCTGGATCGATGCATTTGGTGATCACAGGGCGTTCTGCACATCCAGCCATTCTCGAATTGGCCGATTTAGTTTCTACCATCGATGCCACCAAACATTATTATGCCAAACAGGAAGTTAAAGCCATGAAGGGGCTGGAGTTTTAA
- a CDS encoding class I SAM-dependent methyltransferase: MIKESLLQYDFEKLWKEGMLDWHGRMPERMVDDELEEAFWMQSMKKKRYKQTDEYAKRIYEKMKQHIPADSSCIEFGPGWGNYTFPLSQDAGSLTLVDGSKSVLAYLKQYFEEDARIQFVHSKWEEAQLEPHDIVVGVNCFYRMYEMNEALKKMNRLAKKRAIIGLTTGPIQPHYVLLEERFGYDIKYPRRDYIMIVNMLYQLGIYADCEMIKLEREHRYDTWQQLLDAGSKKILSPRFEQAHVEASLERFISKEDGGYVYRYPFHAAIISWEPVKHI; encoded by the coding sequence ATGATAAAAGAATCCCTTTTGCAATACGATTTTGAGAAGCTCTGGAAAGAAGGCATGCTGGATTGGCATGGCAGGATGCCGGAGCGAATGGTTGATGATGAGCTGGAGGAAGCCTTTTGGATGCAATCCATGAAGAAAAAAAGATACAAGCAAACAGATGAGTATGCCAAAAGGATCTACGAAAAAATGAAGCAGCATATCCCGGCAGACTCAAGCTGTATTGAATTCGGTCCGGGATGGGGGAACTATACCTTTCCGCTCAGCCAGGATGCCGGAAGTTTAACTCTGGTGGATGGTTCAAAGAGTGTGCTCGCATACTTAAAGCAGTACTTTGAAGAGGATGCCCGTATCCAGTTTGTCCACAGTAAATGGGAAGAAGCACAATTGGAGCCGCATGATATCGTGGTGGGGGTGAACTGCTTTTATCGAATGTATGAAATGAATGAAGCACTGAAGAAAATGAACAGGCTGGCAAAAAAACGTGCCATAATCGGCTTAACGACTGGCCCTATTCAGCCGCATTACGTCCTGTTGGAAGAGCGGTTTGGCTATGACATTAAATACCCGCGCCGGGATTATATCATGATCGTCAATATGCTGTACCAGTTAGGCATTTATGCAGATTGTGAAATGATAAAGCTTGAGCGGGAGCATCGTTATGATACATGGCAGCAGTTACTTGATGCCGGGAGCAAGAAAATCTTATCTCCCCGGTTTGAGCAGGCACATGTGGAAGCTTCCTTGGAACGATTTATTTCCAAAGAGGATGGCGGGTATGTGTACCGTTATCCTTTCCATGCGGCAATCATCAGCTGGGAGCCTGTGAAGCATATATGA
- a CDS encoding nitroreductase family protein, giving the protein MLEALKKRRAIRNFEPREVERNKIETLLAAATYAPNDRMREPWHFYVLQGESLKRYEQVALDYLQKRFPSKPHLVKSSMEAITKTPLIIVVTSAIVEGDEGATKDNVFAVSSAIMSMWLMAEQLGLGMVWRTRGVGLVHDTALHDFIGASGQEQLVGTLCIGYPAEEIAAEKKRTPFAEKTTWL; this is encoded by the coding sequence ATGTTAGAAGCCTTGAAAAAACGACGTGCGATTCGAAACTTTGAACCGCGCGAAGTAGAACGGAATAAAATCGAAACATTATTGGCAGCAGCCACATATGCACCAAATGACCGCATGCGTGAGCCATGGCATTTCTATGTATTGCAGGGAGAAAGTTTAAAACGCTACGAGCAGGTTGCACTTGATTACCTGCAAAAACGCTTTCCGTCGAAGCCGCATTTAGTAAAAAGCTCCATGGAAGCCATCACGAAAACACCACTGATCATCGTCGTGACATCCGCCATTGTGGAAGGAGATGAAGGGGCAACTAAAGATAATGTCTTTGCCGTAAGCAGTGCGATCATGTCGATGTGGCTGATGGCCGAACAGCTGGGATTAGGCATGGTATGGCGTACAAGAGGCGTTGGCTTGGTGCATGATACCGCACTGCATGATTTTATCGGTGCATCCGGCCAGGAGCAATTAGTGGGGACGCTATGCATCGGCTATCCGGCAGAAGAAATTGCTGCCGAAAAAAAGCGTACCCCATTTGCTGAAAAGACAACTTGGCTGTAA